Proteins encoded together in one Mugil cephalus isolate CIBA_MC_2020 chromosome 16, CIBA_Mcephalus_1.1, whole genome shotgun sequence window:
- the gprc5c gene encoding G-protein coupled receptor family C group 5 member C isoform X2, producing the protein MAAVMIPRGCGDRVDSLYFNLCDLEAVWGIVLEAFAAAGIVFSFVFLVSLLASIPFVKDRNQKSSIALLAAFLVFVTGLFCLTFAFIVGKDFSTCASRRFLFGVLFGGCFSCLLMQSVRLNVLSRCDRAPRAWALCLGALGLWLVEVVINTEWLIITIVRHPLGPLNGTADAGRAASTPCNIYNQDFVMALIYVMTLILAVVVASASVLAGKHSHWKASGAFILLTSFLSVCIWVAWIVMYVFGNAQSREPTWDDPTLAIALVANAWVFTILYAIPEICGLTSSSGSSSNQSEQVYNDVLYPSTGVVGYETILKEQSAHNMYVENKAFTMDEPSQVTSRPAFALIPPATVSSEGKYLASGAQKSDASHRSGSFAQVSKPVSPYSGYTGQMRSSVYQPTEIALITKAVGNGHDVHRTNTRW; encoded by the exons ATGGCCGCCGTCATGATCCCGCGGGGCTGCGGCGACAGAGTGGACTCTCTCTATTTCAATCTGTGCGACCTCGAGGCTGTGTGGGGCATCGTGCTGGAGGCCTTCGCGGCGGCCGGCATCGTCTTCTCCTTCGTCTTCCTCGTCTCGCTCCTGGCCAGCATCCCCTTCGTCAAGGACAGGAACCAGAAGAGCTCCATCGCGCTCCTCGCCGCCTTCCTGGTCTTCGTCACGGGCCTCTTCTGCCTGACCTTCGCCTTCATCGTGGGCAAGGACTTCTCCACCTGCGCCTCGCGGCGGTTCCTCTTCGGGGTGCTGTTCGGCGGCTGCTTCTCCTGCCTCCTGATGCAGAGCGTGAGGCTGAACGTCCTGTCCCGGTGCGACCGGGCGCCCAGGGCCTGGGCCTTGTGTCTGGGGGCGTTGGGGCTGTGGCTCGTGGAGGTGGTCATCAACACCGAGTGGCTGATCATCACGATCGTGCGCCACCCTCTGGGGCCGCTGAACGGCACGGCCGACGCCGGCAGGGCCGCGTCCACGCCGTGCAACATCTACAACCAGGACTTCGTGATGGCGCTGATCTACGTCATGACCCTGATCCTGGCCGTGGTGGTGGCGAGCGCGTCCGTCCTGGCCGGCAAACACTCGCACTGGAAGGCGTCCGGCGCCTTCATCCTCCTGACCAGCTTCCTCTCCGTGTGCATTTGGGTGGCGTGGATCGTCATGTACGTTTTCGGGAACGCTCAGAGCCGTGAGCCCACGTGGGACGACCCGACCTTGGCCATCGCTCTGGTGGCGAACGCCTGGGTCTTCACCATCCTCTACGCCATTCCCGAAATCTGCGGCTTGaccagcagcagcggcagcagcagcaaccagAGCGAGCAGGTGTACAACGACGTCCTGTACCCGAGCACGGGGGTGGTCGGCTACGAGACCATCCTGAAGGAGCAGAGCGCCCACAACATGTATGTGGAGAACAAGGCTTTCACCATGGACGAGCCGAGCCAAG TAACATCACGTCCTGCGTTTGCACTCATCCCCCCGGCAACGGTCTCGTCTGAGGGGAAATATTTGGCGTCAGGAGCCCAAAAGAGCGACGCCAGTCATCGCTCTGGGTCCTTCGCACAAG TGTCCAAGCCCGTGTCTCCGTACAGCGGCTACACGGGTCAGATGCGCAGCTCCGTCTACCAGCCGACGGAGATCGCCCTCATCACCAAAGCGGTGGGAAAT GGTCATGATGTGCACAGGACAAACACTCGGTGGTGA
- the gprc5c gene encoding G-protein coupled receptor family C group 5 member C isoform X4, producing MAAVMIPRGCGDRVDSLYFNLCDLEAVWGIVLEAFAAAGIVFSFVFLVSLLASIPFVKDRNQKSSIALLAAFLVFVTGLFCLTFAFIVGKDFSTCASRRFLFGVLFGGCFSCLLMQSVRLNVLSRCDRAPRAWALCLGALGLWLVEVVINTEWLIITIVRHPLGPLNGTADAGRAASTPCNIYNQDFVMALIYVMTLILAVVVASASVLAGKHSHWKASGAFILLTSFLSVCIWVAWIVMYVFGNAQSREPTWDDPTLAIALVANAWVFTILYAIPEICGLTSSSGSSSNQSEQVYNDVLYPSTGVVGYETILKEQSAHNMYVENKAFTMDEPSQVSKPVSPYSGYTGQMRSSVYQPTEIALITKAVGNGHDVHRTNTRW from the exons ATGGCCGCCGTCATGATCCCGCGGGGCTGCGGCGACAGAGTGGACTCTCTCTATTTCAATCTGTGCGACCTCGAGGCTGTGTGGGGCATCGTGCTGGAGGCCTTCGCGGCGGCCGGCATCGTCTTCTCCTTCGTCTTCCTCGTCTCGCTCCTGGCCAGCATCCCCTTCGTCAAGGACAGGAACCAGAAGAGCTCCATCGCGCTCCTCGCCGCCTTCCTGGTCTTCGTCACGGGCCTCTTCTGCCTGACCTTCGCCTTCATCGTGGGCAAGGACTTCTCCACCTGCGCCTCGCGGCGGTTCCTCTTCGGGGTGCTGTTCGGCGGCTGCTTCTCCTGCCTCCTGATGCAGAGCGTGAGGCTGAACGTCCTGTCCCGGTGCGACCGGGCGCCCAGGGCCTGGGCCTTGTGTCTGGGGGCGTTGGGGCTGTGGCTCGTGGAGGTGGTCATCAACACCGAGTGGCTGATCATCACGATCGTGCGCCACCCTCTGGGGCCGCTGAACGGCACGGCCGACGCCGGCAGGGCCGCGTCCACGCCGTGCAACATCTACAACCAGGACTTCGTGATGGCGCTGATCTACGTCATGACCCTGATCCTGGCCGTGGTGGTGGCGAGCGCGTCCGTCCTGGCCGGCAAACACTCGCACTGGAAGGCGTCCGGCGCCTTCATCCTCCTGACCAGCTTCCTCTCCGTGTGCATTTGGGTGGCGTGGATCGTCATGTACGTTTTCGGGAACGCTCAGAGCCGTGAGCCCACGTGGGACGACCCGACCTTGGCCATCGCTCTGGTGGCGAACGCCTGGGTCTTCACCATCCTCTACGCCATTCCCGAAATCTGCGGCTTGaccagcagcagcggcagcagcagcaaccagAGCGAGCAGGTGTACAACGACGTCCTGTACCCGAGCACGGGGGTGGTCGGCTACGAGACCATCCTGAAGGAGCAGAGCGCCCACAACATGTATGTGGAGAACAAGGCTTTCACCATGGACGAGCCGAGCCAAG TGTCCAAGCCCGTGTCTCCGTACAGCGGCTACACGGGTCAGATGCGCAGCTCCGTCTACCAGCCGACGGAGATCGCCCTCATCACCAAAGCGGTGGGAAAT GGTCATGATGTGCACAGGACAAACACTCGGTGGTGA
- the gprc5c gene encoding G-protein coupled receptor family C group 5 member C isoform X1 — protein sequence MAAVMIPRGCGDRVDSLYFNLCDLEAVWGIVLEAFAAAGIVFSFVFLVSLLASIPFVKDRNQKSSIALLAAFLVFVTGLFCLTFAFIVGKDFSTCASRRFLFGVLFGGCFSCLLMQSVRLNVLSRCDRAPRAWALCLGALGLWLVEVVINTEWLIITIVRHPLGPLNGTADAGRAASTPCNIYNQDFVMALIYVMTLILAVVVASASVLAGKHSHWKASGAFILLTSFLSVCIWVAWIVMYVFGNAQSREPTWDDPTLAIALVANAWVFTILYAIPEICGLTSSSGSSSNQSEQVYNDVLYPSTGVVGYETILKEQSAHNMYVENKAFTMDEPSQVTSRPAFALIPPATVSSEGKYLASGAQKSDASHRSGSFAQVSKPVSPYSGYTGQMRSSVYQPTEIALITKAVGNRFASDSPQDLTIPRASTGPSAPYTH from the exons ATGGCCGCCGTCATGATCCCGCGGGGCTGCGGCGACAGAGTGGACTCTCTCTATTTCAATCTGTGCGACCTCGAGGCTGTGTGGGGCATCGTGCTGGAGGCCTTCGCGGCGGCCGGCATCGTCTTCTCCTTCGTCTTCCTCGTCTCGCTCCTGGCCAGCATCCCCTTCGTCAAGGACAGGAACCAGAAGAGCTCCATCGCGCTCCTCGCCGCCTTCCTGGTCTTCGTCACGGGCCTCTTCTGCCTGACCTTCGCCTTCATCGTGGGCAAGGACTTCTCCACCTGCGCCTCGCGGCGGTTCCTCTTCGGGGTGCTGTTCGGCGGCTGCTTCTCCTGCCTCCTGATGCAGAGCGTGAGGCTGAACGTCCTGTCCCGGTGCGACCGGGCGCCCAGGGCCTGGGCCTTGTGTCTGGGGGCGTTGGGGCTGTGGCTCGTGGAGGTGGTCATCAACACCGAGTGGCTGATCATCACGATCGTGCGCCACCCTCTGGGGCCGCTGAACGGCACGGCCGACGCCGGCAGGGCCGCGTCCACGCCGTGCAACATCTACAACCAGGACTTCGTGATGGCGCTGATCTACGTCATGACCCTGATCCTGGCCGTGGTGGTGGCGAGCGCGTCCGTCCTGGCCGGCAAACACTCGCACTGGAAGGCGTCCGGCGCCTTCATCCTCCTGACCAGCTTCCTCTCCGTGTGCATTTGGGTGGCGTGGATCGTCATGTACGTTTTCGGGAACGCTCAGAGCCGTGAGCCCACGTGGGACGACCCGACCTTGGCCATCGCTCTGGTGGCGAACGCCTGGGTCTTCACCATCCTCTACGCCATTCCCGAAATCTGCGGCTTGaccagcagcagcggcagcagcagcaaccagAGCGAGCAGGTGTACAACGACGTCCTGTACCCGAGCACGGGGGTGGTCGGCTACGAGACCATCCTGAAGGAGCAGAGCGCCCACAACATGTATGTGGAGAACAAGGCTTTCACCATGGACGAGCCGAGCCAAG TAACATCACGTCCTGCGTTTGCACTCATCCCCCCGGCAACGGTCTCGTCTGAGGGGAAATATTTGGCGTCAGGAGCCCAAAAGAGCGACGCCAGTCATCGCTCTGGGTCCTTCGCACAAG TGTCCAAGCCCGTGTCTCCGTACAGCGGCTACACGGGTCAGATGCGCAGCTCCGTCTACCAGCCGACGGAGATCGCCCTCATCACCAAAGCGGTGGGAAAT CGCTTCGCCTCGGACTCGCCCCAGGACCTGACCATTCCCCGAGCATCCACCGGCCCTTCAGCCCCCTACACccactga
- the gprc5c gene encoding G-protein coupled receptor family C group 5 member C isoform X3: MAAVMIPRGCGDRVDSLYFNLCDLEAVWGIVLEAFAAAGIVFSFVFLVSLLASIPFVKDRNQKSSIALLAAFLVFVTGLFCLTFAFIVGKDFSTCASRRFLFGVLFGGCFSCLLMQSVRLNVLSRCDRAPRAWALCLGALGLWLVEVVINTEWLIITIVRHPLGPLNGTADAGRAASTPCNIYNQDFVMALIYVMTLILAVVVASASVLAGKHSHWKASGAFILLTSFLSVCIWVAWIVMYVFGNAQSREPTWDDPTLAIALVANAWVFTILYAIPEICGLTSSSGSSSNQSEQVYNDVLYPSTGVVGYETILKEQSAHNMYVENKAFTMDEPSQVSKPVSPYSGYTGQMRSSVYQPTEIALITKAVGNRFASDSPQDLTIPRASTGPSAPYTH, from the exons ATGGCCGCCGTCATGATCCCGCGGGGCTGCGGCGACAGAGTGGACTCTCTCTATTTCAATCTGTGCGACCTCGAGGCTGTGTGGGGCATCGTGCTGGAGGCCTTCGCGGCGGCCGGCATCGTCTTCTCCTTCGTCTTCCTCGTCTCGCTCCTGGCCAGCATCCCCTTCGTCAAGGACAGGAACCAGAAGAGCTCCATCGCGCTCCTCGCCGCCTTCCTGGTCTTCGTCACGGGCCTCTTCTGCCTGACCTTCGCCTTCATCGTGGGCAAGGACTTCTCCACCTGCGCCTCGCGGCGGTTCCTCTTCGGGGTGCTGTTCGGCGGCTGCTTCTCCTGCCTCCTGATGCAGAGCGTGAGGCTGAACGTCCTGTCCCGGTGCGACCGGGCGCCCAGGGCCTGGGCCTTGTGTCTGGGGGCGTTGGGGCTGTGGCTCGTGGAGGTGGTCATCAACACCGAGTGGCTGATCATCACGATCGTGCGCCACCCTCTGGGGCCGCTGAACGGCACGGCCGACGCCGGCAGGGCCGCGTCCACGCCGTGCAACATCTACAACCAGGACTTCGTGATGGCGCTGATCTACGTCATGACCCTGATCCTGGCCGTGGTGGTGGCGAGCGCGTCCGTCCTGGCCGGCAAACACTCGCACTGGAAGGCGTCCGGCGCCTTCATCCTCCTGACCAGCTTCCTCTCCGTGTGCATTTGGGTGGCGTGGATCGTCATGTACGTTTTCGGGAACGCTCAGAGCCGTGAGCCCACGTGGGACGACCCGACCTTGGCCATCGCTCTGGTGGCGAACGCCTGGGTCTTCACCATCCTCTACGCCATTCCCGAAATCTGCGGCTTGaccagcagcagcggcagcagcagcaaccagAGCGAGCAGGTGTACAACGACGTCCTGTACCCGAGCACGGGGGTGGTCGGCTACGAGACCATCCTGAAGGAGCAGAGCGCCCACAACATGTATGTGGAGAACAAGGCTTTCACCATGGACGAGCCGAGCCAAG TGTCCAAGCCCGTGTCTCCGTACAGCGGCTACACGGGTCAGATGCGCAGCTCCGTCTACCAGCCGACGGAGATCGCCCTCATCACCAAAGCGGTGGGAAAT CGCTTCGCCTCGGACTCGCCCCAGGACCTGACCATTCCCCGAGCATCCACCGGCCCTTCAGCCCCCTACACccactga